ACGAGAATCTCGCGCGGCTGCAGGGAAACCAGTTCGCTGCGGGCGGCGTCGCAGCCCTCGGCCTGCGTCACCCGGAACTCGCCCGTCGTGATATCCAGTACAGCGACGCCGCAACCCTTTTTGTCGGCCAGGGAGACCGCCGCGAGAAAGTTGTTCTCGTTGGGCGTCAGCGTGTCGCTGTCCACCACAAGGCCGGGGGTTATGACACGCACAACCTCCCGTCTGACAATTCCTTTGGCGACCTTGGGGTCTTCGACCTGCTCACAGATCGCAACTTTGCGTCCTGCCTCGACCAGTTTGGCCACATAGGGCTGGCAGCTGTGGTAGGGAATGCCGCACAGGGGAACTTCTTCGGCGGACCCCTTGTTGCGGGAAGTCAGGGTAATATCGAGAATCCGTGAAGCGGTGACGGCATCCTCCATGAACATCTCATAAAAATCGCCAAGCCTGAAGAACAGGATGGCATCGGGATATTGCGCCTTGATTTCCATATACTGGCGCATCATGGGGGTCGGTTGGCTCATGATCTGGCAAAATCCTGCGGCATTCGGCAAACACCGAAAAAAACAGTCTTCCTCAGCTAGTTCCGGATGGGCACAACGCCTTCTCCGGACAAAAACTCGATAAAAGATTAAAAATTACGGTCATGTTAGCAAACCGTAGCGGCTAAGTAAACAAGCATTGGCCGCACAAAACAGACGATTTCCGGCACCTTTACTGGCCCTGAAACAGGGCCGCTCCAGCAAGGCCACAGGTAAAAACCGGCGCGGATGGCTTATACTTGAAGCAGTGCGCAGAGCAGACTCGATTTTCCGGTAAAATTTATGCTAGTATCCATCCGGAAACTCCGGATGGATGCAGCGTAGTTTTCATTCTTAAAAGCCAAAAAAAACACCGGCAGCCAACCGTTTTTCGCGATCCCTGCCGGCGCCGGCCATGAAGCAGCCTCTCACTGAATTCAAACCGCCGATGAATATGCCCAAAAATCCTAAAATTCGCGCCGCACACATTTCCATGATGACGGCCACAGGCTTGACAGTACTGAAACTGGTCACGGGGTGGTTGACCGGATCGATGGCGGTGCTCTCTTCGGCGATCGATTCCCTGCTGGACATTATCATGTCCGTGGCCAATTTTCTCGCTATCCGCCATGCGGAGCAGCCCGCGGACCCCAAACACCCCTTCGGTCACGGCAAATTCGAGACCCTGGCAACCATTATCCAGGCCCTGATCATCGGCCTTTCCGGTTCCTGGGTCTGTTATGAGTCAGCCCACCGGTTGCTGACCGGGGTCACCCTGGGGCGCCTCGAAGGCGGCATGATCGTCCTGGCCTTCAGCGCCATCGTCTCCTGGCAGATCGGCCGGTTTCTGCTGCGCACCGCCCGCGAAACAGAATCGAGCGCACTGAAGGCCGACGCGCTGCACTTCACCATGGACGTCTATACCAACCTGACCCTGCTGGCCGGTCTGGTGGCCATCCGCCTCTTCAAGATCGCGTGGCTCGATCCGGCGCTGTCCATTGTCGTGGCCCTGTACATTTTCTATCAGGCTTTCGGATTGTTTCGCTACGGACTGGGTGACATTCTCGATGAACGGCTTCCCGAAACCATTCGCGCGGAGATCGCCAGGATCATCGACCAGCACAGTGACCATCTCATCGGCTACCACCGGCTTCGTACCCGTCGGGCCGGCTCGCAGAAGATCATCGATTTTCATCTCACCCTGTGCAAACACATGTCGGTCGAGGAAGCCCACGAAATCGCCGACCACCTGGAAAGCCATATGAAGGAAAAAATCGGCCGTGCCGACATTACCATCCATGTAGAGCCGTGTCCCTACGAGGTCTGTCCCGGCCGACACAAATGCCCCGGCGATTATCCTCTGATCAAGGATACAAACGCGACACCAGAGCAGACGGATCGCTCCTGATCACCCGATTGGCTCGAGCTCCCACGCGGCCCCACCCTGCGGCATTGGATTTATCAGCGCCCCAAATGGATGCCGAGCTGCTCCGCCGTCCAGGCCAGGTTCCCGGCCGGATCCACCAGGTTCTGGCCGTTCACGGCATGTTCGATGGGGATACTCACGACGTTGCGACCGCGCAATGCGACCATGGTGCCGTATTCATGTTTTTCGATGAGTTCGACGGCCTGCACGCCGAAACGACTGGCCAGAATACGGTCAAAAGGCGATGGAGTGCCACCGCGTTGAGTGTGCCCCAGCACCACCACCCGGGTTTCAAGACCCTTGCGCCGTTCGATTTCCCCGGCAACGAAATGGCCGATGCCGCCCAGCCGCTCCAGCCCGTGAGTCTGCTCGGCGGTGGCCTGCACAACCTTGCCCCCACCTCGGGGGAAGGCCCCTTCCGCAACCACCACGATGGAAAAGCGGCTGCCGGCCTGGCGCCGGCGCATGATATGCTCGCAGACCAGATCCAGATCGAATGGTATCTCCGGCAACAGGATCACCTCCGCCGAACCGGCGATGCCCGATTCCAGGGCAATCCAGCCCGCGTCCCGCCCCATGACCTCGACAACCATGACCCGGTGGTGGCTTTCGGCCGTGGTTTGCAGCCGGTCAAGGGCTTCGGTAACAATACCGACAGCGGTGTTGTAACCGAAAGTGACATCCGTCTCCCGCAGATCGTTATCGATGGTCTTGGGCACCCCGACCATTGGCATGCCCAGGTGGCTCAGCCGCCGCGCGATCTTGAGCGTACCGTCGCCACCAACAGCGACCAGCGCATCCGCTCCCAGACGGTGAAAATTATCCACAACCCGTTGCGACACATCGCACAGGGAAATATTGCCGTCGCTGTCGGTGAGCGGATAGCGAAACGGGTTGCCCCGGTTGCTGGTGCCGAGAATCGTTCCGCCACGTGGCAGAATACCGCGCACCGCGCGGATGTCGAGTTCACGGCAACGCGGACCTTCGACCAGTCCGTCAAAGCCGTCCTCGATCCCCAGAACACGCCATCCACGCTGCAGAACCGCGGCACGCACCACCGCCCGGATAACGCCGTTCAGTCCGGGGCAATCCCCACCGCCATTCAGGATGGCAATACATCGACTCATAAGTAAAATCCCTCCGTGGCGCAAGATGGATGCATTCGTAAAAAACCCGCTGGTTCCCCAGGCAACCCGAAAGAATTCACCGATCGGCATGCGCCGCCTGACGCTGCCGCCATTAAATCATTTCACGCACCAGTTGGGCGGCACCAAGGATGCCTGCCTGACTGCCCAAAGCGGCCTTCACCACCTGCAGCCTTTGGGCGGTTACGCCGAACGCCCGCCGATCAATTTCGGTGCGAAGCGACGGTATGAAAAGATCAAAACTGTCGGCGACGCCGCCGCCGATGACGACACCGTCAAGGTTCAAAAGGTTGGCGACGCCAGCCAAAACCTGGCCGATACAACATCCGGCCATGGCAAACGCCTGCTGCGCCGCTTCGCAGCCCTGCCGAGCAGCGGCCGCCACCTCTTCGGCACTGCGGATGCGGGCATACCGGGGGGCAACCATGGCAGAACGGGATCGAAGTTGATGGAACGCCCGCAGGATGGAGGGTCCGGCCGCGTATTGTTCAAGACAGCCGCGGGATCCGCAGCCGCAGGGATACCCCCCCGGCCTTACAACGACGTGCCCTATTTCTCCGGCCGCGCCATCGGCACCGTACCACAGCTGGCGCGCCAGAATCAGGCCGCCACCGACACCGGTACCAAGGGTCATCATCAAAAAACTGCCGAACGCCCTGCCGGCGCCCCGCTGCGCTTCACCCAACGCAATGGCGTTGACATCGTTGACCACACGCACCGCAATGCCGAGTTCGGCCTCAAGCCGGCTGGTCAGTGCGAAACCATCGAGCGCTGCAAGATTCGGGGCCTCCCTGACCGTGCCGTCGCGAGCCACGAGACCGGGAACCCCGATTCCCAAACCGGCCACAGGGCAACCCCGCAGCTCCCCCTCGCCCATCAGCGATCGGCAGAAATCAACCAGGCGCGCCCAAAAAACGTCGAACCCTTCGGCAATGGCGGTCTCGATACGTTGCGGAGCGACAATTTCACCGTTGGCGCCGACCAGGGCGCCCCGGCAGTTGGTCCCCCCGAGATCGATACCGATCACGGTCTGCTGTTTCATGGCGACTTGACGTATTCCGTAGCGATGGCCAGCTTGCCGAAGCCGTGAACCTTGGCCATATCCATCAACCGCACCACCTGCCCATGACGGGCGTCCCTGTCGGCCAGCAGAACGAAGGTCATGCCACGGGCGGCGGGGCCATAGGCTCGCAATCGGCTTTCGAGTTGTTCCTGAGTCACTTTTTCCTGGCCAAGAGAGATATCGCCGTTTCGGGACAGATAGACCTTGACCTCGCGGACCTCGGTTTTGGATGCCTGGGAAGAGGATTCGGGAAGTTTGACATCGATGCCGGGCGATTCCACAAAGGTTGTCGAGATCATGAAAAAAATCAGCAACAGAAATACCACGTCGACCATCGATGTCAAATCGACCCGGGGAGTTTCGCGCTTTTTACGAAGAAAGGCCATGAATCATTCCCCCAGCAGATCAACCAGGCGCAAGGAACTTTCTTCCATTTTGAGCACCATGTGATCCAGGCGGCTGGTCAGATACTTGTGCAGCAGGATGACCGGGATGGCCACCGACAACCCCGCGGCAGTGGTGATCAGCGCTTCCGATATGCCGCCGCCAAGCGTTTCCGGAGTGCCCATACCGACCGTGGCGATAACGGTAAAGGCACGGA
This portion of the Syntrophotalea acetylenica genome encodes:
- a CDS encoding cation diffusion facilitator family transporter, which encodes MKQPLTEFKPPMNMPKNPKIRAAHISMMTATGLTVLKLVTGWLTGSMAVLSSAIDSLLDIIMSVANFLAIRHAEQPADPKHPFGHGKFETLATIIQALIIGLSGSWVCYESAHRLLTGVTLGRLEGGMIVLAFSAIVSWQIGRFLLRTARETESSALKADALHFTMDVYTNLTLLAGLVAIRLFKIAWLDPALSIVVALYIFYQAFGLFRYGLGDILDERLPETIRAEIARIIDQHSDHLIGYHRLRTRRAGSQKIIDFHLTLCKHMSVEEAHEIADHLESHMKEKIGRADITIHVEPCPYEVCPGRHKCPGDYPLIKDTNATPEQTDRS
- a CDS encoding 6-phosphofructokinase produces the protein MSRCIAILNGGGDCPGLNGVIRAVVRAAVLQRGWRVLGIEDGFDGLVEGPRCRELDIRAVRGILPRGGTILGTSNRGNPFRYPLTDSDGNISLCDVSQRVVDNFHRLGADALVAVGGDGTLKIARRLSHLGMPMVGVPKTIDNDLRETDVTFGYNTAVGIVTEALDRLQTTAESHHRVMVVEVMGRDAGWIALESGIAGSAEVILLPEIPFDLDLVCEHIMRRRQAGSRFSIVVVAEGAFPRGGGKVVQATAEQTHGLERLGGIGHFVAGEIERRKGLETRVVVLGHTQRGGTPSPFDRILASRFGVQAVELIEKHEYGTMVALRGRNVVSIPIEHAVNGQNLVDPAGNLAWTAEQLGIHLGR
- a CDS encoding ROK family protein, with protein sequence MKQQTVIGIDLGGTNCRGALVGANGEIVAPQRIETAIAEGFDVFWARLVDFCRSLMGEGELRGCPVAGLGIGVPGLVARDGTVREAPNLAALDGFALTSRLEAELGIAVRVVNDVNAIALGEAQRGAGRAFGSFLMMTLGTGVGGGLILARQLWYGADGAAGEIGHVVVRPGGYPCGCGSRGCLEQYAAGPSILRAFHQLRSRSAMVAPRYARIRSAEEVAAAARQGCEAAQQAFAMAGCCIGQVLAGVANLLNLDGVVIGGGVADSFDLFIPSLRTEIDRRAFGVTAQRLQVVKAALGSQAGILGAAQLVREMI
- a CDS encoding ExbD/TolR family protein, with the translated sequence MAFLRKKRETPRVDLTSMVDVVFLLLIFFMISTTFVESPGIDVKLPESSSQASKTEVREVKVYLSRNGDISLGQEKVTQEQLESRLRAYGPAARGMTFVLLADRDARHGQVVRLMDMAKVHGFGKLAIATEYVKSP